A window of the Trichoplusia ni isolate ovarian cell line Hi5 chromosome 4, tn1, whole genome shotgun sequence genome harbors these coding sequences:
- the LOC113493319 gene encoding protein tilB: protein MVQITVEMVRKKAEHHDRLLAPLEEIALHQENIEKIEFLQDWCPKLKILLMQSNLISKIENLNKLKHLVYLNLALNNIEVIENLERCESLEKLDLTLNFIGDIVSLESLKGNYNLQNLYLTGNPCTDYENYEDFVIGTLPQLHYLDGKDIQRSTRIKALQNLPVIRSDIMFEQQNYMHKRTKQKSRLEKDIKDKWENEYKDMDPDERNKKFWAEKCEHAPEVRVEIEKMRRLKLQSYETEEKKEEKRVYKFFTPEGRAYNINQAKIDFEFSDHDPEKFVLDLAVYKHLDTNLVDVDVQPNYVRVMIKEKIFQLHLPEEVDTTNSTAKRSQITGRLLITMPKAKPVIKKPTNTKKVDEPKKEQNEVCCHDPYGQSKREYLEIGPANNVLDFTNITRSKSTPNYVDPRIKIGEKEPSPDFIDNPEVPDLL from the coding sequence atGGTCCAAATAACTGTTGAAATGGTACGTAAAAAAGCCGAACATCACGACCGCTTACTAGCGCCTTTAGAAGAGATTGCATTACATCAAGAGAACATTGAGAAAATTGAGTTCTTACAAGATTGGTGTCCGAAACTGAAGATACTTTTAATGCAAAGTAACCTCATTTCCAAGATAGAAAACCTTAATAAACTAAAGCATCTCGTTTACCTTAACTTGGCTCTAAACAATATAGAAGTGATTGAAAACTTGGAACGATGTGAATCCCTCGAGAAGTTAGACTTGACGCTTAATTTTATAGGTGACATCGTAAGCCTGGAAAGTCTCAAGGGGAACTACAACCTACAAAACCTATACCTTACGGGTAACCCGTGCACTGATTATGAAAACTATGAAGATTTTGTAATTGGTACATTGCCACAACTTCATTATCTTGACGGGAAAGATATTCAACGTTCTACAAGAATCAAAGCCTTACAAAATCTTCCCGTCATAAGATCGGATATAATGTTTGAACAGCAGAACTATATGCACAAAAGAACAAAGCAAAAGTCACGACTTGAAAAAGATATTAAAGACAAATGGGAAAATGAATATAAAGATATGGACCCTGATGAACGTAATAAAAAATTTTGGGCAGAAAAATGTGAACATGCCCCGGAAGTACGcgtagaaatagaaaaaatgaGAAGATTGAAATTGCAAAGTTATgaaactgaagaaaaaaaagaagaaaagcgagtttataagttttttactCCCGAAGGTAGAgcatataatataaatcaagCAAAAATAGATTTCGAGTTTAGTGACCACGATCCCGAAAAGTTTGTTTTGGACTTAGCAGTGTATAAACATTTGGACACAAACCTTGTTGATGTAGATGTCCAACCTAATTACGTTAGAGTTATGATTAAGGAGAAAATATTTCAGCTCCATCTACCGGAAGAAGTCGACACTACAAACTCTACCGCTAAACGATCACAAATCACTGGTCGCTTGCTAATAACTATGCCAAAGGCTAAACCCGTTATCAAAAAGCCTACCAACACTAAGAAAGTTGATGAACCTAAGAAAGAACAAAATGAAGTATGTTGTCATGATCCCTATGGTCAGTCAAAACGCGAATATTTGGAAATCGGTCCGGCAAATAACGTGTTAGATTTTACTAATATAACTCGGTCAAAATCAACGCCTAATTATGTTGATCCTAGAATTAAAATAGGAGAAAAAGAACCTTCACCAGATTTTATCGACAACCCTGAAGTTCCTGATCTTCTTTAA